The genomic region CCACCTCGCGACCTACGTCGGCGCCGCCACGCGCGCCGCGCACGGCCTCGACGTGTCGAAGCACGCCGACGCGTACAAGTCCTCCCGCGATCTCACGCGCGTCACCGAGTCGAGCACCGAGGCCTCGTCGCTCCGCGCGTTTGGCTATTTCGCCAGCCGCCCGATGATTGCCAATCGGGTCATTTACGAGTCGGCCGCGGTGGTCGACGAGCTGGAGAAGCGGTATCCGAGGAAGTAGGGGGCGCGAGTGGACGTGACGAACATGCTGTCGCGTCACTCCACGCGCCGGCATCTCCCACTTCCCGCGCCCGGCGAGGGACTTGGTGCCTGACAGGCACCAAGTAGGCACCAAGTCGGCACTAAGTCCGTACCAAGTTCAAGTGCTGGAACTTGCAGACGTTCCACGCACGCTTGCCGAGCTCATGACCCCTCGGGCCGCACCGACCGCACCAAGTTCCGGGACCAAGTCGTCGCGCCCCTGCTGGACGCCGGCCTCCTCGAGATGACCATCCCCGACAAGCCGAGGAGCTCGAAGCAGGAGTACCGCACCACCGAGGCCGGGCGCGCTGGTCACCGCGAGGCGAAGATGACCCGCAAAAAGAAGCCGACCGCCTCCCTCGTGCGCTCCTCCGCAGCCGAGTACCTGACCTTCGTGGCGGCCAGCGGCACGGGCGGCGTCGAGGCGGTCTACGCCGACGAGAACGTGTGGCTCAGCCAGAAGATGATGGCGCAGCTCTACGACGTCGACGTGCGGACCATCAACTACCACCTGAAGACCATCTTCACGGACAGCGAGCTGGAGGAGGACGCAGTTATCCAAAGTTTTCGGATAACTGCCGCCGACGGCAAGACCTACGACACCAAGCACTACAACGCGCCTCTGGCTGCAGCGGCGCTCGAGGTGCCGAGTCAGTCCCAGACCGTGCGAACCACGCCCGACTCGCGGATTCGTTCGTCCGCCGTGACGAGGGCGGCCTTGTTCACGCGCGCGGTGGCGACGATGAGGCGGTCCGCCGGATCCGCGTGCGACCACGAGAGCTGGACGGCGCCCACCGCGATTTGTGGAAGAAGTGGGAGCAGCTCGGTGCGCCGGTCTTCACACAGGGCTGCCTCGAGCCACAGGGTGTAGGGACGCGCGAGCAGGTCCTCCTCGTGGAGCAGCCTGGCTCGGAGCGAGGAGCTCGGCTCGCGCGGGAGGGGAACGACGCGCGCGACGGGCCGCCCACGCTTCGTGATCACGAAGCGTGGGCGGCTCGCCTCGACCTCGTCAAAGAGGGACAGGCACTTGGCCTTGAACTCGGCCGCCGAGACCTCGCGAATGTCGGTCGGCTTGCCCTCGGCCTTGCCCTTCGCCTTCATGGTCACGAACGTATCGCTCGTGACCACTTGGGGCAAGCGACCGTCCGGAGGGGGAAGCCGGGGGCGAGCCCGGGGCGCGCCGCGGTGGGCGCCGACCGCGAGCCGCGAACACCAGGCGCGCCCGTCTTGATAGCAGCTCGCCCGCGTTGGCGGCCCGGAAACGGCACGCCGATCCGCTCCGATTCGCGGCTCTTCCCGCCCCCCCCGCGTCCGGGGTAACGTACCCTGCGCACTCGTGCGCGCATGGAGCTTGCGATGACAGAGCCTGGTCCTCGGTTGACGAGGTCGCGAAACACTTGGGGGTGGTGCAGGACTCGATCTGCCGCTGCATCGAGGCCCGAGTTCTCCCAGCTCACAAGATCGGCGGACTCTGGACGTTCAAGCTCTCGGAGGTCGACGAGTGGGGTCGCGCGGGCGGCGCCGAGTGCAGCGAGAACGCCGCCACCAAGAGGCCACCGAGGGTCAAAAGGGGGCGTTCGTGAGTGGCAAGTGCATGGACGTCTTTTCGCTGCGCGACTCGATCGTCGGCGAGTACCGCAAGTTCGCTACGTCGTTCACGACCATCCACGCGGACGACATTCGCTCGCAAGTAGAGGCGATCTACTCGGAGGGTCGCTTCTGGCCGGACCCGCTCCTCCAGATCAACCCTAGCTACAAGCGCGGGCTGAACCTGGGGACGCTGATCTCGAACGGCGCGCTTGAGCCGCGCACCGCCGACATTTTCCGCGCCGACGGGGCCCCGCTCTCCCTCTACAAGCACCAGGAGCAGGCCGTCGTCCTCGCCGCGCAGGGCGAGAGTTACGTGGTAACGACGGGCACGGGCTCGGGCAAGTCGCTCTGCTTCTTCATCCCCATCGTCAGCGCGATCCTCGCCGAGAAGCGGCGTGACCCCGCGCGCCGCACACGGGCGATCATCATCTACCCGATGAACGCGCTGGCCAACAGCCAGCTCGAAGAGCTCGCGAAGTTCGTCGGAACGCCAGGTCGGAGGACCGCAAGGTCACCTTCGCCCGCTACACGGGCCAGGAGGACAGCGAGGAGCGCCAGGCCATCGCCGACAACCCGCCCGACATCCTGCTGACCAACTTCATGATGCTCGAGCTCCTGATGACCCGGCAGGACGAGCTCGACCGCAAGGTGATCGGCAACTGCCAGGGCCTGCGCTTCCTGGTGCTCGACGAGCTGCACACCTACCGCGGTCGCCAGGGCGCCGACGTCGCGCTCCTCGTGCGCCGCGTTCGCGAGCGCCTGTCGCCCGAGAAGCTCCAGTGCATTGGCACCTCCGCGACGATGGCCAGCGAGGGCACGGCTCGTAACAAGCAGGAGGTCGTCGCCAACGTCGCCTCCAAGCTGTTCTCGACGGCGGTCGATCCTAGCCACGTGATCATCGAAGAGCTGGAGCGTGTCACCGACAAGTCGAAGCGCGCCGAGTCGGTGCAGAGCGCGCTCGGCCCCGCCATCGACGCGGGCTTGCCTTCGAACGTCACAGATGAGGCGCTCAAGGGGCCCCCGCTTGCCATCTGGACCGAAACGCGGCTGGGCATCACGACGACGGACGCCAACCCTGCCTGGCACCGAGCCCGCCCGCGCACCGTCGACGAGGCGGCCCGCGAGCTGGCCGCGGAGGCGGGCCGCGACGAGCAGACGTGCAAGCACGCGCTCCGCACGCTACTGCTCGTCTCGAGCCTCCCCGAGTGACCGCACCGGGAATGAGTCGGCATCCCACCGGAGCTTCTTCGCCTTCAAGCTGCACCAGTTCATCTCGGGCGCGGGCCACGCCTTCGCGACGCTCGAGCCGCCCGGCGAGCGCACGGTCACGGTGGACGGGCAGCAGTACCTGCCCGGCGATCCCGGACAAGCGTCTGTACGCGGTCCACTTCTGCCGCGAGTGCGGGCACGAGTACCACCCGGTCCGTTTCGTATCTGACGACGGCGACCGGAGGTGTCTCGCGCGCGACATCGACGACGCCGCGCCCGCCAAGCCGACGACGACGAAGGAGGGCGAGGCAGACGAGCGCCCGACGCGAGGTCTTCGGCTTCCTCACGCTGCACAGCGCGACGCCGAGTTCACCTTCGCGGACCGCGAAGAGGACTACCCCGAGACCTGGCTCGACTTCGACGCCGCCGGCAACCCGCGCATCAAGAGCCACTACCGCAGCGCCCGCGCGCGCGAGGTCATCGTCGCGCCGAACGGCAAGCTCGGCTCCGGCTCGAAGGCCTGGTTCATCCCGGGGCGCTTCCGGTTCTGCCTTCGCTGCGGAACGACGCACGCCACGTCTGCCCGCGACCGAACGCGCCTCGCCTCGCTATCCGCAGAAGGCCGAAGCTCGGCGACCACGGTGCTCGTGTCGAGCGCGCTCCGCTGGATGCACGGGAAGGACTCGGGGCTGCCTACGCACACGCGCAAGCTCCTTGGATTCACCGACAACCGGCAGGACGCGGCGCTCCAGTCGGGCCACTTCAACGACTTTCTCTTCGTGAGCCTCATCCGCGCCGGGTTCCTCGGCGCGCTCGACGTCGCCGGGGACAAGGGCCTTCGCAGCGACGAGCTGGGGGCTGCGCAGCAGCGCACGCTCGGCTTCGATCGCGCCGCGCCGGAGCTGCGCGCCGAATGGCTCCTGGAGCCGACCGCTCAAGGGCTTCAACCTCCAGGAGGCCGAAAGCGCGCTCCGGCAGGTGCTCTCCTACCGGGTGTGGTTCGATCAGCGTCGAGGCTGGCGGTACACGAACCCGAACCTCGAGCAGCTCGGGCTCGTCGACGTCGAGTACCTCGGCATCGACGACTTGGCCTCGGACGAAGAACTGTTCGCGACGGCGCCCGACGTGCTTCGCCTCGCATCGCCCGTCGTGCGCAAGGCGGTCTATCGAGAGGTCTTCGACCACCTGCGGAAGTGGATGGCGATCCGCAGCCAGGTGCTCGACCCGACCGTCATCGAGCAGATGCTGCAGAAGTCCCACAGTCGCCTCCGTGCGCCCTGGGGCTTCGGCAACGACGAGAAGCCGCGCAAGGCGCGCTGGCTGCTCATCTCGCCGCCGTCCCGCAAGGACACGAGCCTCCGCGACGAGGACCTCATCGTGCGCGGCGGCTCGCGCAGCGCGCTCGGCAAGATCCTGCGTCGTCGGAACGCGCTCGCAGGAGCCCGAGGGTCCAGCTCTGGTCGAGCCTCCGCGGTGCGCCCTGAAGTCCAAGGACTTCGACGCGCTCATCGAGGCGCTGCTCAAAGCCGCCGCCACGCATGGGCTCGTCTCCGAGGAAGTCACGCCCTTCGGCGACCAGACCGGCTTCCGCCTCAACGACGCCTGCGTGCTCTTCAAGCGCGGCACGCCGGAGATCGATCCCGCACCCCAACGAGAACGCCTTCTTCCGCGACTTCTACGCGAACCTCGCATCTACGCTTCGCGAGCCGGTGCATCCGCTCTTTGGATTGGAGGCTCGCGAGCACACCGCGCAGGTCGACGGCGAAAGACGCGCAGTGCGCGAGAAGCGTTTCCGCTTCGGCGCGAAAGAACGCGAAGAGCTCGGCTCGGACGAGAAGCACCTGCGCGAGATCGGCGAGGCCAACCGTTTCCTGCCGGTGCTCTTCTGCTCGCCGACGATGGAGCTCGGCGTCGACATCTCGGCGCTCAACGCCGTCTACCTCCGCAACGTCCCGCCGACGCCCGCGAACTACGCGCAGCGCAGCGGCCGCGCGGGCCGCAGCGGACAGGCCGCGCTGGTGCTGACGTACAGCTCCTCGCAGAGCCCGCACGACCAGTACTTTTTCCGCGACCCGAAAGCGATGGTGCATGGAGAGGTCCGCCCGCCGCTTCTGGATCTCGCGAACCGCGACCTCGTCGAGAGCCATCTATCCGCCGTGTGGCTTGCGTGCACGGAGCTGCCACTTGACCCGTCGATCGCCGAGCTTCTCGTGCTGTCGCAGGTAGGGCGCCCGCTCAAGAAAGACGTGAAGGAACCGATGGCGCTTCCCAAGGTCGCCGAGGAAGCGCGACGCCGCATCCAGCAGGTGCTGGACCTCCTCGAGGACGACCTCTCGCCCAGGCTGGCGCCTTGGTACCCCGGCCGCGACGTGTTCGCCGACGAGGTCGTCGAGCGCGCCCTCACCCGCTTCGAGCAGGCCTTCAACCGCTGGCGCGACCTCTTCTCGGCCGCCGAGCAGCAGCGCGACGCCGCCCGCCAGACCATGGACGGACTACGCCGCGCCGCCAGGAGAAGAAGGCCGCGCAGAGCCGCCACGCGCAGGCCATCGATCAGCTCAACCTGCTCCAACGCGGTACGAACAGCCTGTCGAGCGACTTCTACACCTACCGCTACCTCGCGACCGAGGGCTTCCTGCCCGGCTACAACTTCCCGCGCCTGCCGCTCATGGCCTACATCCCGGCCACCGCCGATGGTCGTGGTCGGCAGACCTACCTCCAGCGCCCGCGCTTCCTCGCGCTCTCGGAGTTCGGGCCGCGCAGCCTCGTCTACCACGAGGGGCGCGCCTACCGCGTCGTCAAGGCGATGCTCTCGCTGAACCAGCAGACGAGCGCCACGGCCGACGTGCGCCTGCCGACCAAGACCGTGCGCATCTGCAAGGCGTGCGGCGCCGGGCATTGGTCCGACGAAGCCTCGATGTGCCATGCGTGCGGCGCGTCGCTCGGTGACGCCGAGATCGTCAACCACACCTACCGCATCGAGAATGTCTCGACTCAGCCCGCGGAGCGCATCACCGCCAACGACGAGGAGCGCCAGCGCCAGGGCTTCGAGCTGCAGACCACCTTCGAGTGGGCGACGCGCGACCACGCGCTCGACGTGCGTAGGGGCGTAGCGCTCGACGCCGAGGGCGACATCGCGCGGCTCGCCTACGGACCGGGCGCCACCATTACACGTTTGAACAAGGGGCTTCGGCGACGCAAGAACCGCACGGAGCTCGGGTTCAAGATGGACCCCATCTCCGGCTACTGGGCGAAGAATGAGGACGAGAGCGACGAGGCTTCCGACCCGACTGCCTCACCTCGCCAGTGGATCGTGCCGAGCGTCCAGGATCGCAAGAACGCGCTCTTGCTCCAGCCCTCCGACACCGAGCTTTCGCAGGCGACGCTGACGACGCTGCAGCACGCGCTGCTGCGCGGCATCGAGGCGGTCTTCCAGCTTGAGGAAGGCGAGATCCTCGCCGAGCCGATGCCCCAGCGCGACGCGCGCACCGGCTTCCTATTCTACGAGGCAACTGAAGGCGGCGCGGGTGTTCTCACGCGGCTGGTCGGCGAACCCGAGCGCCTCGCCGAGGTGGCGCGCGAGGCGCTCGCCATCATGCACTTCGACCTCTCGAACGGGCTGCCCGAAGCCCCGACGACGCTGGTCGACGGCCCGGCCGGCTGTGCGTGGCCGCCTGCTACCGCTGCCTCATGTCCTACTTCAACCAGCCGGACCACGAGCTGCTCGACCGCCGCAACGGCGACGCCCGCTCTTGCTGCGGCTCGCGGGCAGCTCAACGGGCCTCGAACGCCAGCGCCGCGGCGTCCTGCCGATCCGCCACCCATCGGATCCCGGGCGAGGCTCGCCTCGGCGTGGCGCGCCTACGCGCGGCCGCGAGCTCCCTCCCCGGATTCGGAGCCCCTCGTGATCGATGAACAGGCCGTCGCGCTGGTCTGGCGCGGCCACTACGTCGCGGCGCTCCTCGCAGAACGCCGAACTCGCAGCGAAGCTCGAAGACAAGGGCTTCGAGGTCGTGGTTCTCGGCGAGACGAAGCGTCGTGGGCCGAGCCCCTCGGCGCCTCGCGAAGCTCCTGGGGAGGCCAGCGTGAGCACGACGGCAACGACGTCGACGCCGCCTCGGGAGCGCGCTGGAGCCCCGGCAGCCTCGTCCGGGCGCGTGGCCGCGAGTGGATCGTGCTCTCCGGCAGCGACAGCCGAGGTCCTACGCGTGCGCCCGGTCTCCGGGCTCCGAAGAGGACCAGACCTTCATCCACCTCGGGCTCGAAGCCGACCCGGTCACGGACGCCTCCTTCCCAGGCCCGAGCCGCGCAGAAGGCCAGCCACGACGCGGCGCTCTTGCTCCGCGACGCGCTCGTGCTCTCGTTGCGGCGCGGCGCCGGACCCTTCCGGAGCTTCGGCCAGATCGCCATCGAGCCGCGCGCCTACCAGCTCGTGCCGCTGCTCATGGCGCTCAAGCTCGACCCCGTGCGCCTGCTCATCGCCGACGACGTCGGCATCGGCAAGACCATCGAGGCCGCGCTCATCGCGCGCGAGCTGCTCGACCGCGGCGACATCGAGCGCTTCACGGTGCTCTGCCCGCCGCACCTCGTCGACCAATGGGTGACCGAGCTCGAAGGGCGCTTCCACCTGCGGCCCGTTGCCGTCACAGCGGCTGGCGCCGCGCGCCTCGAACGCAACCTGCCTCCGAGCGAGAGCATCTTCACGACGCACGCCCACACCGTCGTCAGCCTCGACTACATCAAGAGCGAGCGCCGCCGCGCGGAGTTCCTGCGCGCGTGCCCCGAGCTGGTCATCGTCGACGAGGCGCACACTTGCGCGTCGACCGGCCAGGGCCGGCACCAGCGCTACGAGCTGCTGAAGGGGCTCGTCCGCGAGAAGGCGCGCCACCTGGTGATGCTCACGGCCACGCCGCACAGCGGCGACGAGGATGCCTACTTCCGCCTGCTCGGGCTCTTGCACCCCGACTTCGCGGCGCTCTCGACCACGTCGGGCGACGAGCACAACCGAGCTCCGCGAGCGCCTCGCGGCTCACTTCGTCCAGCGGCGTCGCCCCGACATCGCCGAGTGGAAGGAAGGCAATCTCTTCCCGCGTCGCGAGACCACGGAGCTGACCTACAAGCTCACCGGCGCCTGGGAGGCCTTCTTCGACGCCGTGCTCGACTACTGCGCGGCTGTTGTCGCGGCGGCCGGCGAGGACACGAAGAGGCAGCGACTCAACTTCTGGGGCACGCTCGCCCTGATGCGCTGCGTGGCTTCGAGCCCTTCGGCCGCTGTCCAAGCGCTGCGCACGCGCGCGGGCCTCGAAGACGAAGTGGCCGAGGAAGACGTCCAGGCGCGCGTCTTCGATGGCGCCGCCGACGCGCTCCCGGAGGACGACATCGAGCCGCCTGCTCCTGCGGAGGACGAGGCCCTCGCCGCGCTCATCACCCAGGCTGAGGAACTGGCGGGCCAGACGGGCGATCCGAAGCTCAAGCTCCTCACGGACCACGTCGACGCAGCTCGTGACGGACGGGTATAGCCCGGTCGTCTTCTGCCGCTACATCGCGACGGCGCACTACCTGGGCCAGCACCTCGCCGCGAAGCTCAAGGACGTCACCGTCGGCGTCGTCACGGGCGAGGTCACGTCCGACGAGCGCAGGGTGCGCGTCGATGAGCTAGGAGACGCTGAGCGTCGTGTGCTCGTCGCCACCGACTGCCTTTCCGAGGGTGTGAACCTCCAGGACCACTTCGACGCGGTCGTCCACTACGACCTCTCGTGGAACCCCACGCGCCACGAGCAGCGCGAAGGGCGTGTCGACCGCTTCGGTCAGAAGAGCCCGGCGGTGCGCGCGACCTTGATTTACGGGGAGAACAACCCGGTCGACCGCGCCGTGCTCGAGGTCATTCTCCGCAAGGCGGACAAGATCCGCGAGGAGCTCGGCGTCCCGGTGCCGCTGCCCGACGACGGGCACACGCTCAGCCAGGCGCTGCTGAAGGCCGTGCTGCTCCGGAATCGCGAGCGCGACGGCAGCACCAGCAGGCCTTCTCGTTCGTCATGGAGGAGGCCAAGGCCATTGAGACGCGCTGGCACGACGCCGCCGAGAAGGCGAAGAAGAACCGCACCGTCTTCGCGCAGCGCCGTCTGAAGCCCGAGGACGTTCTCCCCGAGTGGAAGAAGTCGCTTCGCCGCGCTCGGCGGCCAGGAGGACGTGCAGCGCTTCACCGGCCGCGCCCTCGCCCGCCTCGGCGGCGCCGAGCCCATGGAGCCCCAGCGGCGCGGCTTCAAGACGCCGCTCACCGCGCTGCCCGAGGACGTGCGCGAACGCCTCGGAGGCCGAGGGGCTCGAAGGCACCTTGCTCATCGACTTCGACTACCCGCCCGCGCCCGCGCTGCCGGCCGGTGCAGCGGAGCCACCCGCTCGTCTCCGTGCTCGCCGAGACGCTGCTCGAACGGACCCTCGGAACGGCGCCATGGCCGATGCGAACGACCCGGGCGTGCTCGGCCGCGTCGGCTGCTGGGTGGCCGAGGACGTCACGTCGCGCACCCTCGTGGCGCTCGTGCGCTTGCGCCACCAGCTCACCTCGCAGCGGGGCGCGCAGGCCACGGCGCTCCTCGTCGAAGAGGCGACCGCGATTGCGTGGACCGGTGGGCCAGCCCCGCTCGAAGGGACCGACGCGCTCGCGCTCCTTTCCCCGCTCCGGTCGCCGACCCGCCGCCGCACGTCCGCGAGCGCGCCGTCACGCAGGCGCTCGGCCAGCTCGAGGCCCGCCTGTCGGAGCTCGACGCGTTCGCCGAAGCGACGCGCCCAGGCGCTCCTCGCCGACCACCGGCGCGTGCGCGAAGCCGCCGAGGCCCGCGGCCGCTACAGCGTGAAGGCGCTCCTTCCGGCCGACGTCATCGGACTGTTCGTGCTGCTGCCGAAGGTGGACTGAACATGGCAGCAAAGCGAAAGACCCGAACCCGCGAGGCCCAGCTCGCCTTCGAAGCCCTCTCGATTGAAGGCGGCCTCCTGTCGCCCGAGTGGCTGTCGAAGGTTGCCCAGCTTCAGGCCGGCACCCAAGCCGAGGCCGACTACCGCATCCACAAGGGACTCAACCTCCGCGACGAGATCGGCCGCTACTGGCGCATCGCACAGGCGCACTGGGCGGATTTCAAGGCGGGTCGCGAGGCGAAGGCCGACCCGAAGGCCGTCTCCGAGCGCTTCGTGCTTGCGCTGCTTCGTGACGCATTCCGCTTCACGGCGCTCGTGCCGGGAGCCCGCCGTCCTTCAAGAGCGCACGTACCCGATCGGCCACGCCGCGCTCGGCGGGCGCGTGCCCGGTCGTCGTCGCGCCGCCGACGGCGGGCTCGACGCGCTCGCACCGGCCGTTCGGCGACGGCGGCCGCCGCCGCAGCGCCTTCGGCCTCGCGCAGGAGTACCTGAACGCCGCCGACGGCGCGATGTGGGGCCTCGCGAGCGATGGGCTGACGCTCCGCATCGTGCGCGACAACGCCAGCCTCACGCGCCCGGCGTGGATCGAGGCGGACCTCCAGCGGATCTTCGCCGAGCAGCGCTACGCCGACTTCGCCGCGCTCTGGCTCCTCGGCCACGAGACGCGCTTCGGCCAGAGGGGCAGCCGGTCACCGAGTGCCCCCTCGAAGCCTGGCGCAGCGCCGGGCGCGAGGAGGGCACGCGCGCCCGCGAGCACCTGCGGCGCGGCGTCGAGGATGCGCTCATCGCCCTCGGCCAGGGGTTCCTCTCTCACTCGGAGAACGGAGAGCTGCGCGCCGAGCTGCAGAGCGGTGCGCTCTCGACGAAGGACTACTTCAACCAGCTCCTGCGCCTCGTCTACAGGCTCATCTTCCTGCTCACGGTCGAGGAGCGCGGGCTCCTTCATCCCGACGGCCCGAGCGACGCGGCCAAGGCGCTCTACGCCAAGGGCTACGGCCTCCGCCGCCTGCGCGAGCGCTCGGTCAAGCGCAGCGCCCACGACCTTCTCGGACCTCTGGGACGCGACCAAGATCGTGTTCCGGGGCTCCCGGCGCTCGCCGGCATCTTCGCGGCCAACCAGTGTGCGGCGCTCGACGGCGCGAAGCTCGAGAACCGCGCGCTGCTGCTGGCCGTGTTCAAGCTCGCCTGGCTCCGCGAGGACGGCAGCCTCTCGCGCGTGAACTGGCGCGACATGGGGCCCGAGGAGCTGGGCAGCGTCTACGAGAGCCTCCTCGAGCTGGTCCCGCAGATCACCAAGGACGGTCGCCAGTTCGCGTTCGCGACCGGCGGCGAGACCAAGGGCAACGCGCGCAAGACGACGGGCAGCTACTACACGCCCGACAGCCTCGTGCAGGTGCTGCTCGACAGCGCGCTCGAGCCGGTCATCGCCGACACCATCGCGAAGAACCCGG from Myxococcales bacterium harbors:
- a CDS encoding PIN domain-containing protein, with translation MSLFDEVEASRPRFVITKRGRPVARVVPLPREPSSSLRARLLHEEDLLARPYTLWLEAALCEDRRTELLPLLPQIAVGAVQLSWSHADPADRLIVATARVNKAALVTADERIRESGVVRTVWD
- a CDS encoding excisionase family DNA-binding protein — translated: MAARKRHADPLRFAALPAPPASGVTYPAHSCAHGACDDRAWSSVDEVAKHLGVVQDSICRCIEARVLPAHKIGGLWTFKLSEVDEWGRAGGAECSENAATKRPPRVKRGRS
- a CDS encoding DEAD/DEAH box helicase, which gives rise to MSGKCMDVFSLRDSIVGEYRKFATSFTTIHADDIRSQVEAIYSEGRFWPDPLLQINPSYKRGLNLGTLISNGALEPRTADIFRADGAPLSLYKHQEQAVVLAAQGESYVVTTGTGSGKSLCFFIPIVSAILAEKRRDPARRTRAIIIYPMNALANSQLEELAKFVGTPGRRTARSPSPATRARRTARSARPSPTTRPTSC
- a CDS encoding N-6 DNA methylase, which encodes MDRGGPPADLRRAALRRLRRALAPRPRDALRPEGQPVTECPLEAWRSAGREEGTRAREHLRRGVEDALIALGQGFLSHSENGELRAELQSGALSTKDYFNQLLRLVYRLIFLLTVEERGLLHPDGPSDAAKALYAKGYGLRRLRERSVKRSAHDLLGPLGRDQDRVPGLPALAGIFAANQCAALDGAKLENRALLLAVFKLAWLREDGSLSRVNWRDMGPEELGSVYESLLELVPQITKDGRQFAFATGGETKGNARKTTGSYYTPDSLVQVLLDSALEPVIADTIAKNPGNAVEALLGLSIVDPACGSGHFLLAAARRLAAHVARLRRTARPRPPSTGTRSGRSSAAASSAST